One Acetobacterium sp. KB-1 DNA segment encodes these proteins:
- a CDS encoding ABC transporter permease has protein sequence MLKESIKMALENIISNKMRSFLTMLGIIIGVGSVIALITIVSGATSTVTDQVASMGANTVTVQVSRSPGPGNTLETGADSE, from the coding sequence ATGCTTAAGGAAAGTATTAAAATGGCATTAGAGAATATTATCAGCAACAAGATGCGATCATTTCTGACCATGCTGGGTATTATTATTGGGGTGGGATCGGTTATTGCGCTGATCACCATTGTTTCCGGAGCAACCAGTACCGTCACCGATCAGGTAGCTTCTATGGGGGCTAATACGGTGACTGTCCAGGTCTCCAGGTCTCCAGGTCCAGGGAACACCCTTGAAACAGGGGCTGACTCAGAGTGA
- a CDS encoding APC family permease gives MKLSIGKCWGLLFFDIVGLAISGYAFLLGYQVIQTLPNANAYIILMGFFVGIKVIVIALYDLNRNMLGKNIPFIGGAISIVGNGIIFAMCFFLIPEVPLKFFIGLIIADFLIITLCHFLWWVLIGKDGSDTNDENTLVEDRTARKKNKKDPKNGLRSEPLKTEKKPEKKGRSEKKTWLSRDEEAESEYDSIFTSLLENEKKGQQRYMEAPKVSEPRIIEEEKRYQTSDFLNEVKENLKKENRMPLNQMEVRNESGPEDLGLKARPEKRPVELPAMESRPKNGTGIGSEAPLNNRSAELPGKMPSQIPEMEIPSLVPQPGSQDHFADLPTFKETKPSFEKMEALKTSKMEVTDRGDNEDGFLSIERRLGYLFHEIEKSMQETQYLQSAIGEFQKEVENYEPIAGDDKIVAAGNLIREKLKMIIDKQFVVDEVLDDLIRLSKLINKRINDLDVIEAGLNQRKIALDQKDLLLVEAKNRNMVDKEIEILPEEVVLENLDSEFIVAEGDYESIRKYLTENQED, from the coding sequence ATGAAACTAAGTATTGGTAAATGTTGGGGTTTGTTATTCTTTGATATTGTTGGCTTGGCCATCTCGGGATATGCTTTTTTATTAGGGTATCAGGTAATTCAGACTCTTCCTAATGCGAATGCCTATATTATTCTGATGGGTTTTTTTGTCGGCATAAAAGTAATTGTTATAGCCTTATACGATTTAAATAGAAATATGCTCGGCAAAAATATTCCTTTTATCGGTGGAGCGATCTCAATCGTGGGGAATGGCATTATCTTTGCGATGTGTTTCTTTCTGATCCCCGAGGTACCGCTTAAATTTTTTATCGGCTTAATTATTGCAGACTTTCTGATAATCACGTTATGCCATTTTCTATGGTGGGTTCTCATTGGTAAAGATGGCAGTGACACAAATGATGAGAATACCCTGGTCGAAGATCGGACCGCCAGGAAAAAAAACAAAAAAGATCCTAAAAATGGATTAAGAAGTGAGCCATTAAAAACCGAAAAGAAGCCCGAAAAAAAGGGGCGAAGCGAGAAAAAAACATGGTTATCCCGGGATGAAGAAGCGGAGTCCGAGTATGACAGCATCTTTACCAGTTTGCTGGAAAATGAAAAAAAGGGTCAGCAACGCTATATGGAAGCCCCCAAAGTCAGTGAACCGCGAATCATAGAAGAAGAAAAACGCTATCAAACCAGTGATTTTCTTAATGAAGTCAAAGAAAATCTAAAAAAAGAGAATAGAATGCCGTTAAATCAAATGGAAGTCCGAAATGAATCCGGACCGGAAGATTTGGGTTTAAAAGCAAGGCCGGAAAAAAGGCCAGTGGAATTGCCGGCAATGGAATCCAGACCGAAAAATGGCACTGGGATTGGATCAGAAGCACCGCTCAATAACCGGTCAGCAGAATTGCCAGGAAAAATGCCCTCACAGATACCAGAAATGGAGATACCTAGCCTGGTCCCCCAACCCGGAAGTCAAGATCATTTTGCGGACTTGCCAACATTTAAGGAGACAAAACCCAGTTTTGAAAAAATGGAGGCATTAAAGACATCCAAAATGGAAGTGACCGATAGGGGTGACAATGAAGACGGTTTTCTTTCCATTGAGCGACGCCTGGGTTATCTGTTTCATGAAATTGAAAAGTCCATGCAGGAGACCCAATACCTACAAAGTGCGATCGGGGAGTTTCAGAAGGAAGTTGAAAACTATGAACCGATTGCCGGAGATGATAAAATTGTCGCCGCCGGGAATCTGATTCGTGAAAAATTAAAAATGATTATCGACAAACAGTTTGTAGTGGATGAGGTTTTGGATGATCTGATTCGTCTTTCAAAACTGATTAATAAACGAATTAATGATTTAGATGTGATTGAAGCGGGACTCAATCAGCGCAAAATCGCCTTGGATCAAAAGGATTTATTATTAGTTGAAGCAAAAAATCGAAACATGGTCGATAAAGAAATCGAAATCTTGCCGGAAGAAGTGGTACTCGAAAATCTCGACTCCGAGTTCATCGTGGCAGAAGGTGATTATGAATCAATCCGGAAATATCTGACCGAGAATCAGGAAGACTAG
- a CDS encoding ABC transporter ATP-binding protein — MSDEILKMNDVVKTYIMGEEEQVVLKGIDLLINRGDFLSVLGPSGSGKSTLMNIIGCLDVPTSGTYYLSGERICDLPEADLSHIRNREIGFIFQQFQLLQRLSAQKNVELPLIYAGVPEKERQQRSAHILERVGLADKMKNRPNQLSGGQQQRVAIARALVTEPTILLADEPTGALDQQTGHQIINLFKELNEEGKTIVMITHDADVAKNGSRIVRIVDGNLSEGVYNA; from the coding sequence ATGTCTGATGAAATTTTAAAAATGAATGATGTGGTTAAAACCTATATCATGGGTGAAGAGGAGCAGGTCGTTCTAAAAGGGATTGATCTTTTAATCAATCGCGGCGATTTTCTTTCCGTGCTGGGACCGTCCGGTTCGGGAAAATCCACCTTGATGAACATTATCGGCTGTCTGGATGTGCCTACTAGTGGGACCTATTATCTGTCTGGGGAACGCATTTGCGATCTGCCGGAAGCGGATCTTTCTCATATAAGGAACCGGGAAATTGGCTTTATTTTTCAGCAATTTCAGTTGCTGCAACGCTTATCCGCTCAGAAAAATGTGGAGCTGCCGCTTATTTATGCTGGAGTGCCCGAAAAAGAACGACAGCAGCGAAGTGCCCATATCTTAGAACGGGTGGGACTGGCAGATAAGATGAAAAACCGTCCTAATCAGTTATCCGGCGGCCAGCAGCAGCGGGTTGCCATTGCCCGGGCATTGGTTACTGAGCCAACCATTTTGTTGGCTGATGAACCAACCGGAGCGCTGGATCAGCAAACCGGCCATCAGATAATAAACCTTTTTAAGGAACTTAATGAAGAAGGAAAGACGATCGTGATGATCACCCACGATGCCGATGTGGCTAAAAATGGCAGCCGAATTGTCCGGATTGTCGATGGAAATCTCAGTGAGGGGGTATACAATGCTTAA
- a CDS encoding amino acid ABC transporter ATP-binding protein, translating into MGKVIIKNLKKSFGDLEVLKDINLEVKEQEVICIIGASGSGKSTLLRCINALEEATSGTVEVDGNDITKADGNINKYRQDIGMVFQQFNLFPHMTVLKNISFAPVSLKLKTKEEAEETAMKLLRRVDLAEKANVYPEQLSGGQQQRVAIARALAMNPDVMLFDEPTSALDPEMVGEVLNVMKQLAKDGMTMIVVTHEMGFAREVADRVIFIDEGFIVEEGPPSEIFGNPKNQRTINFLNKVL; encoded by the coding sequence ATGGGAAAAGTAATAATTAAGAACCTGAAAAAGAGTTTTGGTGACTTAGAAGTCCTGAAGGACATTAACCTGGAAGTGAAAGAACAGGAAGTAATCTGTATTATTGGAGCCTCCGGTTCGGGGAAAAGCACACTTTTGCGCTGTATCAATGCCCTAGAAGAAGCCACCAGTGGTACCGTTGAGGTGGATGGCAATGATATTACCAAGGCGGATGGCAATATCAACAAATACAGACAAGATATTGGTATGGTTTTTCAGCAATTTAATCTCTTCCCGCATATGACCGTCTTAAAAAATATTTCGTTTGCTCCGGTATCACTTAAGTTAAAAACAAAAGAAGAAGCCGAAGAAACCGCAATGAAGCTGCTAAGACGGGTTGATCTGGCCGAAAAAGCGAATGTTTATCCGGAACAGTTGTCCGGTGGTCAGCAGCAGCGGGTGGCTATTGCCCGGGCCCTGGCCATGAATCCGGATGTCATGCTTTTTGACGAACCGACCTCGGCCTTAGATCCTGAAATGGTGGGTGAGGTCTTAAATGTAATGAAGCAGCTGGCCAAAGATGGCATGACCATGATTGTGGTGACCCATGAAATGGGATTTGCGCGAGAGGTTGCCGATCGGGTAATCTTTATTGATGAAGGTTTTATCGTCGAAGAAGGTCCGCCAAGTGAAATTTTCGGCAATCCCAAAAATCAGAGAACCATCAATTTTCTAAATAAGGTCTTATAA
- a CDS encoding LCP family protein: MKKFIRAILLIIIFLMASGFAVNAFFLGNVTSNLSGNLSRYGISDEAASFAKQHKIVNVAVFGVDGRDDVEGERTDTIMIATADYEHSKVKVASLMRDTYVYINPKYDYDKLNAAYAYGGPSLALQTINQNFDTTITDYITIDFNAMVSMVNAVGGVTIDIETEEELDWVNEYLMDVNEKVETGSPFLEETGPQLVDGSQALSYCRVRYVGDGDFDRTLRQRVVFEQVLSKALNLDLKEQYNLVMTTLPYVKTSLGTLEIIKYGANLALMPSKDIEQSRFPADELISLDMLDGVSYVVPDTLVENIEALYQFIYETAYTPSKTATTISDEIKDTLE; this comes from the coding sequence ATGAAAAAATTCATCCGGGCGATCTTGTTGATTATTATTTTTCTAATGGCCTCCGGCTTTGCTGTCAATGCTTTTTTCTTAGGGAATGTCACCAGTAATTTAAGCGGAAATTTAAGCCGCTATGGCATTAGTGATGAAGCTGCCAGCTTTGCAAAGCAACATAAAATTGTTAATGTTGCTGTTTTTGGCGTCGACGGCCGAGATGATGTTGAGGGTGAACGGACCGACACCATCATGATTGCCACTGCCGATTATGAGCACAGTAAGGTTAAAGTCGCCTCATTGATGCGTGACACCTATGTTTATATCAATCCCAAATACGACTATGACAAGTTAAATGCGGCCTACGCTTATGGTGGCCCAAGCCTGGCGCTGCAAACCATCAATCAGAATTTTGATACCACCATCACCGATTACATCACCATCGACTTTAACGCCATGGTTTCGATGGTCAATGCTGTGGGCGGTGTCACCATTGATATTGAAACCGAAGAAGAATTAGACTGGGTTAACGAATACCTGATGGATGTCAATGAAAAAGTCGAGACCGGTTCCCCGTTTTTAGAAGAGACCGGTCCTCAGCTTGTTGACGGTTCCCAGGCCCTGTCCTACTGCCGGGTACGCTATGTTGGCGACGGTGACTTTGACCGAACCTTACGGCAGCGAGTTGTTTTTGAACAGGTCTTGTCAAAGGCTTTGAACCTTGATCTTAAAGAACAATATAACCTGGTCATGACCACCTTGCCTTATGTTAAAACCTCTTTGGGCACCCTGGAAATAATCAAGTATGGGGCAAATCTGGCGCTTATGCCGTCAAAAGATATTGAGCAAAGTCGCTTCCCTGCCGACGAACTGATTTCACTTGATATGCTGGACGGGGTTTCCTATGTTGTTCCCGATACGCTGGTCGAAAACATTGAAGCCTTATATCAGTTTATTTATGAAACAGCCTATACGCCCTCGAAAACGGCCACTACTATCAGTGATGAGATTAAAGATACTTTGGAATAA
- a CDS encoding glycosyltransferase family 2 protein → MVSQIFTLLFILGIPFFIYGIYYLGIGLFGYTKHNKYTLSPPKNRIAVVVAARNEAAVIGNLIESLHQQDYPKELLDIYVIPNNCTDNTKEVALSHGAKIMTCTAEVKSKGAALSQFFDYIFKENDVYDAFCIFDADNLVDKHFITSMNNVLESGEKIAQGYRDSKNPSDSWISGCQSVFYWTLNRFMNLARHKLGWSATLNGTGFMMHADVIKKEGFKTFSLTEDIEFTTQCIIKGYRVAWVPEAVTYDEHPITFDQSWSQRKRWSTGTIQCFNQYSQQLIDAVVKDKNRCAMDMLMFLVAPFMQVLTCIYTICSFIILGMLFITTSVWSNALTFAILFSIGGVIFSVIFTAMVLWLEGKKIRQINNISVFSFWFYLASWIPINVLCFIKPIEIWEPIEHTKSIKISQLVE, encoded by the coding sequence ATGGTTTCACAAATTTTTACCCTGTTATTTATTTTAGGTATCCCGTTTTTTATTTATGGTATCTACTATTTAGGTATTGGCCTATTTGGTTATACCAAACACAATAAGTACACCCTTTCCCCACCCAAAAATCGCATTGCTGTGGTGGTTGCCGCACGAAACGAGGCGGCGGTAATTGGCAATCTCATTGAAAGCCTTCATCAGCAGGATTATCCAAAAGAACTGCTGGATATCTATGTCATTCCTAATAATTGCACCGACAATACCAAAGAAGTGGCTCTTTCTCACGGTGCCAAGATCATGACCTGTACTGCTGAGGTTAAGTCAAAAGGCGCTGCCCTTTCTCAATTCTTTGATTATATTTTTAAAGAAAATGATGTCTACGATGCCTTTTGCATTTTTGATGCCGATAATCTGGTCGATAAGCATTTTATCACCTCAATGAACAATGTTCTGGAATCAGGTGAAAAAATTGCTCAGGGTTACCGGGATAGCAAAAATCCGAGTGATTCCTGGATTTCTGGTTGTCAATCAGTGTTTTACTGGACCCTGAATCGTTTTATGAACCTGGCCCGCCATAAATTAGGCTGGTCCGCCACCTTAAATGGAACCGGATTTATGATGCATGCCGATGTCATCAAAAAAGAAGGTTTTAAAACGTTCAGTCTAACCGAAGATATCGAATTTACCACCCAGTGCATTATCAAGGGTTACCGGGTCGCCTGGGTTCCCGAGGCGGTTACCTACGATGAGCATCCGATTACCTTTGATCAATCCTGGTCTCAGCGCAAACGCTGGTCCACCGGCACCATTCAGTGCTTTAACCAGTATTCGCAACAACTCATTGACGCGGTGGTCAAGGATAAAAATCGTTGTGCTATGGACATGCTGATGTTTTTGGTTGCTCCCTTTATGCAAGTATTAACCTGTATTTATACCATTTGTTCCTTTATCATTTTAGGAATGCTGTTTATTACGACCAGTGTCTGGTCCAATGCTTTGACCTTTGCCATTCTCTTTTCGATTGGCGGCGTCATCTTCAGCGTGATTTTTACTGCCATGGTATTATGGCTGGAAGGCAAAAAAATTCGTCAGATCAACAACATTTCGGTTTTTTCTTTCTGGTTTTATCTGGCCTCCTGGATTCCCATTAATGTTTTGTGTTTTATTAAACCGATTGAAATATGGGAACCGATTGAGCATACCAAAAGCATTAAGATCTCACAATTAGTTGAATAA
- a CDS encoding transporter substrate-binding domain-containing protein has protein sequence MKKITKLGVLVMVVAMVLSLAACSGGTTTSGDAKKYVVATDTTFKPFEYENEKGERVGIDIDLLAAIAEDQGFAYELKAVGFDAALGEVSTGQSDAMIAGMSITDERKKTFDFSDPYFDSGVVMAVSSSNDTIKAYADLKGLNVAVKTGTEGSTFAESIKDQYGFTTSSFPDSANMYEDVKAGNSAALFEDYPVVGDAIASGVPLKMVTEMEKGSSYGFAVKAGENAELLEMFNTGLANVKANGKYQEILDTYIKK, from the coding sequence ATGAAAAAAATTACAAAGCTCGGTGTTTTGGTTATGGTCGTAGCGATGGTTTTATCATTGGCTGCTTGTTCCGGCGGAACAACAACCAGTGGTGACGCAAAGAAATATGTCGTTGCTACAGATACAACTTTCAAACCATTTGAGTATGAAAATGAAAAGGGTGAACGGGTTGGGATTGATATTGATCTCTTAGCCGCCATTGCCGAAGATCAGGGTTTCGCGTATGAATTGAAGGCTGTCGGCTTTGATGCAGCGTTAGGCGAAGTATCAACCGGTCAATCAGATGCGATGATCGCTGGAATGAGTATTACTGATGAACGAAAAAAAACCTTCGATTTTTCTGACCCATACTTTGATTCTGGTGTCGTGATGGCCGTATCATCTTCAAACGATACAATTAAGGCGTACGCAGATTTAAAAGGACTAAACGTAGCGGTCAAAACAGGAACTGAAGGGTCAACCTTTGCTGAATCGATTAAAGATCAGTATGGTTTTACAACATCTTCTTTCCCAGATTCGGCTAATATGTACGAAGATGTGAAAGCGGGAAATTCAGCGGCCTTATTTGAAGACTATCCCGTCGTTGGTGATGCTATCGCCAGCGGTGTGCCACTTAAAATGGTAACTGAAATGGAAAAAGGTAGTTCTTACGGATTTGCTGTTAAAGCCGGAGAAAATGCTGAGTTGCTTGAGATGTTTAATACTGGTTTGGCAAATGTAAAAGCCAATGGCAAGTACCAGGAAATCCTGGATACCTATATCAAAAAATAA
- a CDS encoding efflux RND transporter periplasmic adaptor subunit, with product MVKQKRKMMIIGGVVCAVIVLGLVWGYQTFFNQKSEQSTEYRVKSEDIVDDDRFTGVIESQNRQEVIATSSQQIADIYVSEGEQVPVNKDLYITTTGEVIRSTIAGEVSKIYYEKDNTVSVGGKIMEIVDYSNLQINLKVEENQLSDIEVNTSAEINIDSIDRSINGIVSEISREATNEKGVAYFTAKVNFTGDADIRIGMNAEVIIVEESEEDVLTVPVDAIQFTGDDKTYVNIENDDGKVASRMVTTGITDGVKIEITEGLNEGDIVLIPEIIYETTTFSGPQQTVTSNV from the coding sequence ATGGTAAAGCAAAAACGGAAAATGATGATAATTGGTGGTGTCGTATGTGCGGTGATTGTGTTGGGACTGGTCTGGGGGTATCAAACTTTTTTTAATCAGAAGTCAGAGCAGAGTACGGAGTATCGGGTGAAAAGTGAAGATATTGTCGATGATGATCGATTTACCGGGGTTATTGAAAGCCAGAACCGGCAAGAAGTGATTGCGACAAGTTCACAGCAAATCGCCGATATTTACGTGAGTGAAGGCGAGCAAGTTCCGGTAAACAAGGATCTCTACATCACAACAACAGGAGAAGTGATTCGATCAACAATTGCTGGTGAGGTATCAAAGATTTATTATGAGAAGGACAATACCGTATCGGTTGGTGGGAAAATAATGGAAATTGTTGATTATTCAAACTTGCAAATTAATTTAAAAGTTGAAGAAAATCAGTTATCCGACATCGAAGTGAATACATCCGCCGAGATTAACATTGACAGTATTGATCGTAGCATTAACGGAATCGTTTCTGAAATTAGTCGTGAAGCAACAAATGAAAAGGGCGTTGCATATTTTACAGCTAAGGTGAATTTTACCGGAGATGCGGATATTCGCATTGGTATGAATGCTGAAGTTATCATTGTCGAAGAAAGTGAAGAAGATGTTTTAACGGTTCCGGTTGACGCAATTCAATTCACCGGAGATGATAAAACCTATGTTAACATAGAAAATGATGATGGCAAAGTTGCGAGCCGCATGGTGACAACAGGGATCACCGATGGCGTAAAAATAGAGATAACAGAAGGCTTGAATGAGGGAGATATTGTGTTGATTCCAGAAATTATTTATGAAACAACGACCTTTTCCGGCCCTCAACAGACGGTGACCTCGAATGTCTGA
- a CDS encoding amino acid ABC transporter permease, whose translation MNILELVVQYWPRLIAGLGLTVQITIISLICAGILGMVFGLLSVSKRKTLRAIALVYVDVVRGTPLLVQAFFIYFGIPQVLGIQSDPVISGVITLSLNAGGYLAEIVRGGIESIGKGQMEAARSLGLPYGMAMRSVILPQAIRTMTPALINQCIITLKDTSLLSVISVTELTQTGRLIIANNFRSFEVWFIVAVMYFVIIMILSKISKRIERKMSYGKSNN comes from the coding sequence GTGAATATACTCGAATTAGTCGTACAGTATTGGCCCCGCCTGATTGCAGGTTTGGGTTTAACGGTTCAAATTACAATCATTTCACTTATTTGTGCCGGTATTTTAGGGATGGTTTTTGGTCTCTTGTCGGTATCAAAAAGAAAAACATTAAGAGCAATTGCTCTGGTTTATGTGGATGTTGTCCGGGGGACACCCTTATTGGTTCAGGCATTTTTTATCTACTTTGGTATTCCGCAGGTTCTGGGGATTCAATCAGATCCGGTTATTTCCGGGGTTATTACCTTAAGTCTGAATGCTGGTGGTTATCTGGCCGAGATTGTCCGTGGTGGGATTGAGTCGATTGGCAAAGGTCAGATGGAGGCCGCCCGGAGTTTGGGCTTACCTTACGGAATGGCAATGCGGAGCGTTATCTTACCCCAGGCGATTCGCACCATGACCCCGGCACTGATTAATCAGTGCATTATTACCTTAAAGGATACCTCACTTCTATCAGTAATCAGTGTGACCGAATTAACTCAAACCGGGCGGCTGATCATTGCCAATAATTTTCGCTCCTTTGAGGTGTGGTTTATTGTTGCGGTGATGTATTTTGTCATTATTATGATTTTATCAAAGATTTCAAAACGAATTGAAAGGAAAATGTCTTATGGGAAAAGTAATAATTAA